The genomic window tatcacgtccccgagtccctTGCATCCTccagtcccacgtccccgagtcccatgtccccgagtcccacgtcttCAAGTCCCAGGTCCCCGAGTCCCAAGTCCCCGAATCCCAAGTCCCCGAGTCCCAAGTTTCCAAGTCTCCGAGTCCCAAGTCTCCGAGTCCCAAGTCTCCGAGTCCCAAGTCTCCGAGTCCCAAGTCTCCGAGTCCCAAGTCTCCGAGTCCCAAGTCTCCGAGTCCCAAGTCTCCGAGTCCCAAGTCTCCGAGTCCCAAGTCTCCGAGTCCCAAGTCTCCTAGTCCCAAGTCTCCGAGTCCCAAGTCTCCGATTCCCAAGTCCCCGAGCCCCGAGTCCCGAGTCCCCGAGTCCCGGGTCCCGAGTTCCCGAGTCTCCGAGTCCCCGAGTCCCCGAGTCCCCGAGTCCCCGAGTCCCCGAGTCCCCGAGTCCCCGAGTCCCCGAGTCCCCGAGTCCCCGAGTCCCCGAGTCCCCAGTCCCCGAGTGTCGAGTCCCGAGCCCCCGAATCCCGAGTCCCGAGTCCCGAGTCCCCGAATCCCAAGTCCCCAAGTCCCCGAGTCCCAAGTCCCCGAATCCCAAGTCCCCGAATCCCAAGTCCCCGAATCCCAAGTTCCCGAATCCCAAGTCACCGAATCCCAAGTCACCGAATCCCAAGTCACCGAATCCCAAGTCCCCGAGTCCCAAGTCCCCGAGTCCCAAGTCCCCGAGTTCCGAGTCCCGAGTCCTTGTTAGAATAACAATGGTGttaaaagtttctaaaaaattgTTGTCTCTCAAATTATAATTTCAGGTTCATGTTTTGGACAGATTGGGGTGAAGAACCCAAGATAGAGAGAGCTGAAATGGATGGCTCTAAACGTTCCGTAATTGTCAGACAAAACATTCATTGGCCCAATGGGCTCACAATAGACTACAGTGCAGAGAAAATTTACTGGACAGatgcaaaattgttttatatagCTAAAGCTAATTTTGATGGTTCAAACCGGGagagaatatttaaaactcCAAGTCAATGTATTTTGGCAAATCAAGCTCATCCATTTGCTTTGACAttatatgaaaacaaaatttattggACAGATTGGACTTCTAGAGGAATACATTCTGCAAATAAAAACAGTGGGATGCGGTGTCAAATGGTCTGGTCAACTACTTATGTACCCATGGATATACGTGCATATGAACCAAAAAAACAGTTGCCAAGGCCAAGTAAGTAGAATTAATAAATGGTTATTGATTGTCTTGCAGTGTTCTTCCCTATTTTAAGCACGACAGGTTAGATAAATTTTCAAGTTGGTAGAGGAATCCTTTTAACCGTTGAAATCTTTAAGAATTCTACATGATTTTAGGCAGTAATACAAGGTAGGGCTACAGGCAGTAAATTTTATGGCTTACCGCCTTAAAAAGTAGAACACTGCATACAAGTTAGTTAGTCACATGATAACAAGTGTGATGTGTTGACTGCTGTGTGTTGATCTCCATATGTTGATTAGTTTGACTGGTTGACATCATCAGATGAAGGGAATGCCCTACTGAGT from Pocillopora verrucosa isolate sample1 chromosome 8, ASM3666991v2, whole genome shotgun sequence includes these protein-coding regions:
- the LOC136282806 gene encoding uncharacterized PPE family protein PPE62-like gives rise to the protein QGLGTRNSGTWDSGTWDSGTWDSVTWDSVTWDSVTWDSGTWDSGTWDSGTWDSGTWDSGTWGLGIRGLGTRDSGFGGSGLDTRGLGTRGLGDSGTRGLGDSGTRGLGDSGTRGLGDSETRELGTRDSGTRDSGLGDLGIGDLGLGDLGLGDLGLGDLGLGDLGLGDLGLGDLGLGDLGLGDLGLGDLGLGDLGLGDLGLGDLETWDSGTWDSGTWDSGTWDLKTWDSGTWDSGTWDWRMQGTRGRDKQTTPDICADFVE